In Helianthus annuus cultivar XRQ/B chromosome 3, HanXRQr2.0-SUNRISE, whole genome shotgun sequence, a single window of DNA contains:
- the LOC118490514 gene encoding uncharacterized protein LOC118490514, translating to MRLALKHMGELMESLNENQRGAVRNIGFGSILSFRMGPIPSTLSWWLVNNYDTKTRVLNCGSHHIQITEELVHDVFGVPRGNEEIKEVARARADFHEVVAEWKAQFESDPARLTPVQFKTYMQGQQASGRIFVLNFLLFYNTLLGETTTNSSINMKFLPALHRGKDIKSFNWCEYMIRCLDRTVEAWTPKEPFLGPMPLLVAALIRDQKIYKEGEQRAAHLIEDINDDDIEAVSIKLDSVRLDQILVEEYELQPEQRYPFAKKSDDDIEAEVVKTKKKDEPKAEKHITKCVPEKKKKTFVKPAGKAHGKPPVSPSPNKKNRLKRSCRKPERLGRRKF from the exons ATGCGATTGGCTCTTAAACACATGGGGGAGTTAATGGAATCTTTGAACGAAAATCAACGGGGGGCTGTCCGAAACATAGGTTTCGGGTCAATACTTAGCTTTCGAATGGGTCCGATTCCCTCAACTCTGAGTTGGTGGTTGGTAAATAATTACGACACTAAAACACGGGTGTTGAATTGCGGTAGCCACCACATTCAAATAACAGAGGAATTGGTGCACGATGTGTTCGGAGTACCGAGAGGGAACGAAGAAATAAAGGAAGTAGCGAGAGCAAGGGCTGATTTCCACGAGGTTGTGGCAGAATGGAAAGCACAATTCGAAAGTGATCCTGCACGCTTGACGCCTGTTCAGTTCAAAACATACATGCAGGGGCAACAAGCGAGCGGACGGATCTTTGTGTTGAACTTTTTGTTGTTCTACAACACACTTCTGGGAGAGACAACTACGAATTCATCAATTAATATGAAGTTTTTACCAGCATTGCATCGAGGGAAGGATATCAAAAGTTTTAACTGGTGTGAGTACATGATCAGGTGTCTGGATCGAACGGTGGAAGCATGGACACCAAAGGAGCCCTTCCTTGGACCAATGCCATTGCTAGTG GCTGCGTTGATACGTGACCAGAAGATATACAAAGAAGGTGAACAAAGAGCAGCGCATCTCATCGAAGATATCAATGATGACGATATCGAGGCAGTGAGCATAAAGTTGGACTCGGTCAGATTAGATCAAATCTTAGTGGAAGAGTACGAGTTGCAACCGGAACAAAGGTATCCATTTGCAAAAAAGAGTGATGATGACATCGAAGCAGAAGTAGTGAAAACAAAGAAAAAAGATGAACCGAAGGCTGAAAAACACATTACCAAGTGTGTTCcggaaaaaaagaaaaaaacattcGTAAAGCCGGCCGGTAAAGCACATGGTAAACCTCCGGTCTCACCGTCACCGAACAAAAAAAACAGACTGAAAAGAAGCTGCCGAAAGCCGGAGAGGCTGggaagaagaaaattttaa
- the LOC118490700 gene encoding uncharacterized protein LOC118490700 — translation MQAKYKKRPEKLRDALSVYLEKNGHPAGGVIDKVEPVRLEMPWRTKNNVIDCGVFLMRHMETYKGVSGKGWECGFSNECTDAGEISYKQSKEIDDLRRKYITKMLLSEGNEYRGFVKAEVAKYNKLSADEKKRLESKAYDTILARLDN, via the exons ATGCAAGCGAAATACAAAAAAAGGCCGGAAAAATTG CGTGATGCTTTATCGGTGTACTTGGAAAAAAATGGGCATCCGGCGGGCGGGGTGATCGATAAGGTTGAGCCGGTACGATTGGAAATGCCATGGCGTACAAAAAATAATGTAATCGATTGTGGCGTCTTCCTGATGCGCCATATGGAAACATACAAGGGCGTATCTGGAAAAGGTTGGGAATGCGGATTCTCAAATGAGTGCACTGATGCGGGTGAGATTTCATACAAGCAGAGCAAAGAGATTGATGATCTCCGGCGTAAGTACATTACGAAGATGCTCCTAAGTGAAGGAAACGAGTACAGAGGTTTTGTTAAAGCCGAGGTTGCTAAATATAACAAGTTGTCGGCGGATGAAAAAAAGAGGCTAGAATCAAAAGCCTATGACACAATCCTTGCAAGATTGGATAACTAG